The following are encoded together in the Populus trichocarpa isolate Nisqually-1 chromosome 5, P.trichocarpa_v4.1, whole genome shotgun sequence genome:
- the LOC18098777 gene encoding vacuole membrane protein KMS1: protein MEIPKTQEQDINNMSICRIREKQREELENLTLATQPIKTFAYFVLAIAQFVQRLFAKKGWLLLLTSVFIGTIGILVITIDGPYQEYVLELVNYLRFGLWWLALGVASSIGLGSGLHTFVLYLGPHIALFTIKAVKCGRVDIKSSVYDTIQLHSGPSWLDRNCTSFGPPMYSSLQGSRIPLTSILAQIQLEAVLWGIGTALGELPPYFISRAASMSGSKLEVMKEFESSSEQDNTIMATQMKQIKNWLLSHLQYMNFFTILVLASVPNPLFDLAGILCGQFGIPFWKFFLATLTGKAIIKTHIQTAFIISVCNHQLLDLIENEMIRLLSFVPGLATVLPKLVAKLQIIRNKYMAPTPTVSNVAVGKWDFSFASIWNTVILLMLTTFFFKIVTATAQSFLKEQQEKELALFNSSSASSPSSSKTI, encoded by the exons ATGGAGATCCCGAAAACACAAGAGCAGGACATCAACAATATGTCAATTTGTA GAATTAGAGAGAAGCAAAGAGAAGAATTAGAGAATCTAACGTTAGCAACACAGCCTATAAAGACCTTTGCATATTTTGTATTGGCTATAGCTCAATTTGTCCAGAGATTGTTTGCAAAAAAGGGCTGGCTTTTGCTTCTGACTAGTGTCTTTATAGGAACTATTGGGATTCTAGTCATCACCATAGATGGCCCTTATCAGGAG TATGTCCTTGAACTTGTTAATTATCTTCGATTTGGACTCTGGTGGTTGGCACTTGGTGTAGCATCGTCGATTGGTCTAG GATCAGGTCTGCATACATTTGTTCTGTATTTAGGTCCACATATTGCTCTATTCACAATCAAAGCTGTAAAGTGTGGCCGCGTTGATATAAAAAGCTCTGTATATGATACGATTCAACTGCATAGTGGTCCTTCATGGCTGGACAGAAACTGCACTTCTTTTGGGCCTCCAATGTATTCATCACTGCAAGGCTCCCGAATTCCACTGACCAGCATTTTGGCTCAGATTCAACTTGAGGCTGTTTTGTGGGGCATTGGAACTGCACTAGGGGAGCTTCCTCCATATTTCATATCTAGAGCTG CTAGCATGTCAGGTAGCAAGCTGGAAGTCATGAAAGAATTTGAATCTTCTTCAGAACAAGATAACACAATCATGGCCACTCAAATGAAACAGATTAAGAACTGGCTCCTTTCACATTTGCAGTATATGAACTTCTTCACTATTCTAGTTCTTGCTTCG GTGCCAAATCCTCTTTTTGACCTTGCAGGTATCTTGTGTGGGCAATTTGGAATTCCATTTTGGAAGTTCTTCCTCGCAACATTGACTGGAAAGGCAATCATCAAAACCCACATTCAG ACAGCTTTTATCATCTCAGTATGCAACCATCAACTCCTTGACTTAATAGAAAATGAGATGATTCGATTGCTCAGCTTTGTCCCTGGACTCGCTACAGTTCTGCCAAAACTCGTTGCAAAACTACAAATTATTAGAAACAAGTATATGGCACCCACACCTACAGTTTCAAATGTTGCG gTGGGAAAATGGGACTTCTCATTTGCTTCAATATGGAACACGGTCATATTGCTCATGCTCACGACCTTCTTCTTTAAAATTGTGACAGCAACTGCACAGAGCTTTCTCAAGGAACAGCAGGAGAAAGAGCTAGCATTGTTCAACTCCTCTTCTGCATCAAGCCCTTCCTCATCCAAAACCATTTAA
- the LOC18098778 gene encoding nicotinamide/nicotinic acid mononucleotide adenylyltransferase, producing the protein MDLQLPMEKVSFGLNSTEENNKINVALVATGSFNPPTFMHLRMFELARDALQSEGFHVIAAYMSPVNDAYKKAGLISGDHRLQMCRLACETSDFIMVDPWEVNQSTSQRTLTILQRVEGSFTNGTKMSRESLKVMLVCGSDLLQSFSIPGFWIRDQVRTICSDYGVVCISREGQDVNKIISDDEILNENKGNIRVTNDLVPNQISSTRVRESISRGLSIKYLTADGVIDYIRDKGLYRNQEDKKDDF; encoded by the coding sequence ATGGATCTTCAATTGCCAATGGAAAAGGTATCTTTTGGCCTAAATTCCACTGAGGAAAATAACAAGATAAATGTTGCTCTTGTGGCAACTGGCAGTTTCAATCCTCCAACATTTATGCACCTGCGAATGTTTGAGCTAGCAAGAGATGCATTACAGTCAGAGGGATTCCATGTCATTGCAGCATACATGTCGCCTGTTAATGATGCATACAAGAAAGCAGGCCTCATATCTGGGGATCATAGGTTGCAGATGTGTCGCTTGGCCTGTGAAACTTCAGATTTCATAATGGTTGATCCATGGGAGGTAAACCAAAGCACTTCCCAACGTACTTTGACTATTTTGCAAAGAGTAGAGGGTTCATTTACTAATGGCACGAAGATGTCCAGAGAATCTCTTAAGGTCATGCTTGTTTGTGGTTCTGATTTACTCCAATCATTTAGTATTCCTGGGTTTTGGATTCGTGATCAGGTGAGAACCATATGCAGCGACTATGGTGTGGTCTGCATAAGTAGAGAAGGGCAAGATGTTAACAAGATTATATCTGATGAtgaaattttgaatgaaaacaaGGGTAATATTAGAGTTACAAATGATCTTGTTCCAAACCAGATCAGTTCAACAAGAGTTAGGGAAAGCATTTCAAGAGGGTTGTCCATAAAGTACTTAACTGCAGATGGAGTGATTGATTACATTAGAGACAAAGGTTTGTACCGGAACCAAGAGGACAAAAAAGATGATTTCTAA